The genomic interval ACCCCTGAGCCCGAAGCCCATGGCAGCCAGGAAAAGGAGGGGCTGGCCCAGGTTTCCGATGAGGCTTGCAGTCACGTATTTGCGCCAGACCCGGCAGTTTCTCATCCAGACCTTGGCAAAAAGGGGGCTCATCGGTCCTCCCGCAGGGTTCTTCCCGTCAGTCGCAGGAAAAGATCTTCAAGATTGGCCGGCCGTTTCATCACGTATGAATGGGATAGGGCGAGGGCCTCGAGCTCTGGACAAGGCTTGCGGACATAGATGAGTATCCGGTCGGAGAGGCGTTCGTAGTCGGCATGGCATGAGTCGAGGATGGCAGCGAGATGGCCGAGTTCGTCTTCGGAGCTCATCACCTCGTACACCTCCTGTCCGATCCTCTCGTGGACGAGTTCCTGCGGGTCTCCCTCAGCCACCCGCCTTCCTGACTCCATGATTATGACCCGGCCCGAAAGCCGCTCCACCTCCTCCATGTAATGGCTCGTAAGTAGGATGGTCGTCCCCTGCCCCTTTAGGGTGGTGATCTTTTCCCAGATGAGGTGCCTTGCCTGGGGATCAAGACCGATGGTCGGCTCGTCGAGGATGAGCAGCTCCGGGGAATTGATGAGGGCGCGCGCGATGAGAAGACGCCGTCGCATGCCACCTGAGAGGTTCTGGATCACCTCTGATCGCCTGATGGAAAGGGCGAAGAATTCGAGGAGTTCTTCGGCCCGGCCCCTGGCGGTCTTTCGATCGATATCAAAATAGGACGCATAGGTGAGAAGGTTCTCGATGACCGTCAGATCCGGATCCAGGTTGTCCATCTGGGGGGCGACCCCTATCCTTCTTTTCACCACCCGAAGGTCACCGGGATAATCCTGCCCTAACACGCGCACCTGCCCGGCACTCTTTTGGACAAGGCCAAGGAGTATGGCGATGGTCGTGGTCTTGCCCGCTCCGTTCGGCCCGAGGAGCCCCATGCATTCCCCGGGAAACAGGGAAAAATCGAGGGAATCCACCGCGACCCTGTCTCCGAACCTCTTCGTGAGCCCTTTCACCTCGATGACAGGGGCCGGCTGGACGATCTCCTCTGCCATGTCACCAGCACCAGGGTCGCGGCCGGTACGGATATGGATACCACGGGTACCAGGGATCGTCCCACCAGTAGGGATACGGATAAAGGCTATGATAATAGGGATAATACGGAATGTCGGATACCTCCGCCTCGGGCCAGAGATATATCGTCTCGGCCTTGATGACGGGATAGGCGTAAGGGGCGCCGTCGACGGATTCGTGACGCAGCCCCGAAGCGGCACCAGAGACGGTCACCCGACGGTCCTTGGTATAGACCTCCGGAT from Deltaproteobacteria bacterium carries:
- a CDS encoding ATP-binding cassette domain-containing protein; translation: MAEEIVQPAPVIEVKGLTKRFGDRVAVDSLDFSLFPGECMGLLGPNGAGKTTTIAILLGLVQKSAGQVRVLGQDYPGDLRVVKRRIGVAPQMDNLDPDLTVIENLLTYASYFDIDRKTARGRAEELLEFFALSIRRSEVIQNLSGGMRRRLLIARALINSPELLILDEPTIGLDPQARHLIWEKITTLKGQGTTILLTSHYMEEVERLSGRVIIMESGRRVAEGDPQELVHERIGQEVYEVMSSEDELGHLAAILDSCHADYERLSDRILIYVRKPCPELEALALSHSYVMKRPANLEDLFLRLTGRTLREDR